CACCCGCAGGCGCCCGTCCATGTCGGGATCGGCGTTGATTGTTTCGGCAATCCCGTTGATGAACCGAATGATCAGCTTGGCCATGTAGTAGCCAGGTGCTGCTTTGCCGCCAAAGATCACCGTTCGGGGTGCAAGGCCGTCGGCTTGCCCGTTCTTGATGCGTAGGTATTGGGTGATGATCTGCAGCGCGTTGAGGTGCTGACGCTTGTATTCGTGGATGCGCTTCACTTGCACGTCGAACAAGCTGGAGGGGTCGACCAAAACACCTGTGTTGCGGTGGATGTAGCCGGACAACTTGCGCTTGACCGACAGTTTGGTTTTTTCCCAATGCTCAAGAAATTCATGGTCATGTTGACGCTCCTCGAGGCGTCGCAGCTGATCCATGTCGGTGATCCACTCAGGGCCCACGTGCTCATCGAGCAGCGATGAGAGCTCTGGGTTGGAGAGGGCCACCCAGCGACGGGGTGTGACGCCATTGGTCACGTTTGTGAATTTTTCAGGCCAAAGCGCTGCGAATTCCGGCATCAGCTGTTGCTTAACCAGGTCGGAGTGAAGGGCAGCGACGCCGTTCACATGATGAGCACCGATGGTGGCGAGGTGGGCCATGCGCACAGCCTTGCCGCCCTCTTCATCAATGATCGATAGCTTGCGCTGGATGGCGTCGTTGCCCGGGTAGCGCAGGCGTACCTGTTGCAAGAAACGACGATTGATTTCGTAGATCAGTTCGAGGTGCCGCGGCAGCAGGCTGCTGAACAGGTCCAGGTCCCATTTCTCCAGTGCTTCCGGCAGAAGAGTGTGGTTGGTGTAGGCCACAGACCGGTTAGTGATCTCCCAAGCTTTGTCCCATTCCAGGTGGCGATCGTCGATCAGCAGACGCATCAGCTCCGCCACGGCGATGGCGGGGTGGGTGTCATTCAGCTGAACCGTCCAGTGCAGAGCGAAGTCCTCCACCGGCAGGCCTCGGTTATCGAGGCTGCGAAGCATGTCCTGCAGTGAGCAGGACACGAAGAAATGCTGTTGCTTCAAGCGCAGGCGACGTCCCTCATCGGTGCCGTCGTTGGGGTACAGCACCTTGGAGAGGGTTTCGCTACCCACCTTTTCTTCCACGGCGCCGTAGTAATCACCGATGTTGAAGGCATAGAAGTCGAAGCTCTCTGTTGCATCCGCCCGCCACAGACGCAGGCGATCGCAGGTATTAACGCGGTAGCCCAGCACAGGCACGTCATGGGGCACACCGATTGCATGTTCCGAGGGGATCCAGCGAGAGCGATAGTTGCCTTTGTCGTCGATGTAGCTCTCTGTGCGGCCGCCAAAGCCGACGAAGCAGGCTTCATCGGGTTGGGGTAGTTCCCAAGGCCAGCCGCCCTTCAGCCACTTGTCGGTGACCTCCACCTGCCAACCGTCGCGGATGAGTTGATCGAAGATGCCGAACTCGTAACGAATGCCGTAGCCCGTGGCAGGAATTTCAAGGCTGGCAAGTGATTCCATGTAGCAGGCCGCAAGACGGCCAAGCCCGCCGTTGCCCAGGCCAGGTTCTTCCTCTACTTCAAGAATGGGCTGAATCGAATCGATCCCGAAGCGCTTGAGGGCCTCTTCCGCTTCCTTCTGAATCCCCAGATTGAGCAGATTGTTGGCCAGCTGTGGGCCGATCAGAAACTCTGCCGAGAGATAGGCCACTGTTTTCTGTGGCCTGGCACGGATCGCTTCCTTGCTGGCCAGAAAGCGCGTCATCAATCTGTCGCGCACCGCGTAGCTCAGCGCCATGTAGAGGTCATGGGGGCTTGCTGAAGGAGCGAGCTTGCCGAGCGTGAAGAACAAGTGTTCGGTCATTCCGTCAAACACGGAATCGGCATCGAGCCCTGCGCGTTCAGGATCCACGGAGCATCCCGGAGTCGGTAATCGCAGGTCGAGGGGCTCGGAGGTGCTCATCGCTTCTCGGGAGATCAACAGAGGTTGGCTCGGATCGCACCTGGAATGCAGGAAATTCAGCGTTTCCAGTCAGACCGAGTAGCCGTTGCGGCGGAAGTTTGCAGACAATTGGTGCTGTGCAGCTGCACTCTCAGGATCAGCCCATGGCGGGATACCCCTGCTGAAGCTTCAGCGTGAGCATTGCGGCAACCCGTTTAGGGATAAGGTCCCACCGAGAGGAATCCACATTGCTGATGCTCGCTGCTGCGATGCCCCCACTGCTCACGCCGATGCTGGCTGAGGTCTCTGCTCACGACTTGGAGATGGCGGAAACCCTGATCGGGGTAGCCAGATTTGTATTGATTTTCGTGGCAGCCCGCATTCTCGCGGAAGTGCTGGTGCGCCTGCAGTTGCCCACGATCCTCGGTGAGCTGCTGGCTGGTGTGCTGATCGGTGCCTCCGGACTGCATCTGTTGGTCCCCCCAGAAACCCAGGTGGAGCTCAGTCAAGGGCTGGTCGGCCTGGTGAGTGGTCTTGTGAATGTGCCACCGGAAGTGGTTCCGGAGATTTACAGCGAAAGTTTTCCCTCGCTGGAGTCCGTGGCTGAGCTGGGTCTTTATGCCCTGTTGTTCC
Above is a window of Synechococcus sp. BIOS-U3-1 DNA encoding:
- a CDS encoding glycogen/starch/alpha-glucan phosphorylase; the protein is MSTSEPLDLRLPTPGCSVDPERAGLDADSVFDGMTEHLFFTLGKLAPSASPHDLYMALSYAVRDRLMTRFLASKEAIRARPQKTVAYLSAEFLIGPQLANNLLNLGIQKEAEEALKRFGIDSIQPILEVEEEPGLGNGGLGRLAACYMESLASLEIPATGYGIRYEFGIFDQLIRDGWQVEVTDKWLKGGWPWELPQPDEACFVGFGGRTESYIDDKGNYRSRWIPSEHAIGVPHDVPVLGYRVNTCDRLRLWRADATESFDFYAFNIGDYYGAVEEKVGSETLSKVLYPNDGTDEGRRLRLKQQHFFVSCSLQDMLRSLDNRGLPVEDFALHWTVQLNDTHPAIAVAELMRLLIDDRHLEWDKAWEITNRSVAYTNHTLLPEALEKWDLDLFSSLLPRHLELIYEINRRFLQQVRLRYPGNDAIQRKLSIIDEEGGKAVRMAHLATIGAHHVNGVAALHSDLVKQQLMPEFAALWPEKFTNVTNGVTPRRWVALSNPELSSLLDEHVGPEWITDMDQLRRLEERQHDHEFLEHWEKTKLSVKRKLSGYIHRNTGVLVDPSSLFDVQVKRIHEYKRQHLNALQIITQYLRIKNGQADGLAPRTVIFGGKAAPGYYMAKLIIRFINGIAETINADPDMDGRLRVVFLPDYNVKLGEQVYPASDLSEQISTAGKEASGTGNMKFAMNGALTIGTLDGANVEILERVGAENFFLFGKTVEEIAALKQSGYRPWDVIASTPELAEAIRLIEMGHFSNGDGELFRPLLDNLTGNDPFFVMADFAAYMRAQDAVSRAWTDRMHWNRMSVLNVARTGFFSSDRSIRDYCREIWKVEAMPVEITCDIH